The Micromonospora sp. NBC_00421 genome contains a region encoding:
- a CDS encoding helix-turn-helix transcriptional regulator, producing the protein MNEVLRVAMAERGETVESLAHQVGVDPKTAGRWLSAGRVPHPRTRVAVAGILGREPAELWPEPYRRRDLPWFRPWAELEQDATSIRSYQSLLVPGLLQTEEYARAVLGTGGLLPPDEVAQLVGGRLERRVLLDRDPPAQLVFVIDEAVLHRVVGDRATMAGQVAHLAAVAAREHVQVRVIPLGGPWHTGLAGPFMLARLPDGSELAYLDNQLRGELVTESADIASLGRRWESVAGEALPARRSNELIREAVERWT; encoded by the coding sequence GTGAACGAGGTGCTTCGCGTAGCGATGGCCGAGCGCGGGGAGACGGTCGAGTCCCTCGCGCATCAGGTCGGTGTCGATCCGAAGACGGCCGGCCGGTGGCTCAGCGCCGGGCGGGTGCCGCATCCCCGGACCCGGGTCGCGGTGGCCGGGATTCTCGGTCGGGAACCGGCCGAACTCTGGCCCGAGCCCTACCGTCGCCGCGACCTGCCCTGGTTCCGCCCGTGGGCAGAGCTGGAGCAGGACGCCACGTCGATCCGCTCGTACCAGTCATTGCTCGTGCCGGGCCTGCTCCAGACCGAGGAGTACGCCCGAGCGGTGTTGGGGACCGGCGGCCTGCTCCCGCCTGACGAGGTTGCTCAACTGGTGGGCGGGCGGTTGGAGCGACGGGTCCTGCTCGACCGTGACCCTCCGGCCCAGTTGGTTTTCGTGATCGACGAGGCGGTGCTCCATCGAGTGGTTGGCGATCGCGCGACCATGGCCGGACAGGTGGCCCACTTGGCGGCCGTCGCCGCGCGGGAGCACGTGCAGGTGCGGGTAATTCCGCTCGGTGGACCCTGGCACACCGGTCTGGCTGGGCCGTTCATGCTGGCGCGGTTGCCCGACGGCAGCGAGCTGGCTTATCTGGACAACCAGCTCCGTGGCGAGCTGGTGACTGAGAGCGCCGACATTGCTAGCCTGGGCAGAAGGTGGGAGAGCGTGGCCGGCGAGGCGCTGCCCGCTCGTC
- a CDS encoding aspartate aminotransferase family protein, with the protein MADATDHLWMHFTRMASYSAGEVPTIVRGEGAYVWDAQGRRYLDGLAGLFVVNAGHGRTELAEAAAKQAGELAYFPLWSYAHPKAVELAEKIASLTPGDLNRVFFTTGGSEAVETAWKLARAYFKRTGRPNKHKVVSRYLAYHGTSMGALSITGLPGIKSDFEPLVPGGIKVPNTNFYRAPEHGDSPEAFGRWAADEIRRAIEREGPDTVAAVFLEPVQNSGGCFPPPPGYFQRVREICDAYDVLLVSDEVICSWGRLGEYFGAARYGYQPDIITTAKGITSGYAPLGAMIASDRLMEPFLTETGMFAHGVTFGGHPVSCAVALANLEVFAREDLTGHVRANEDAFRSTLEKLTDLPIVGDVRGDGYFYGIELVKDKTTRATFDEAESERLLRGFLSSALFAAGLYCRADDRGDPVVQLAPPLIAGQEQFDEMEQILRAVLTEAWSRL; encoded by the coding sequence ATGGCCGACGCCACCGACCACCTCTGGATGCACTTCACCCGGATGGCCAGCTACTCCGCCGGCGAGGTGCCCACCATCGTGCGCGGCGAGGGCGCGTACGTCTGGGACGCGCAGGGCCGCCGCTACCTGGACGGGCTCGCCGGGTTGTTCGTCGTCAACGCCGGGCACGGGCGTACCGAGCTGGCCGAGGCCGCCGCGAAGCAGGCCGGTGAGCTGGCGTACTTCCCGCTCTGGTCGTACGCCCACCCGAAGGCCGTGGAGCTGGCCGAGAAGATCGCCTCGCTGACGCCCGGTGACCTGAACCGGGTCTTCTTCACCACCGGCGGCTCGGAGGCCGTCGAGACGGCGTGGAAGCTGGCCCGTGCCTACTTCAAGCGCACCGGCAGGCCCAACAAGCACAAGGTGGTCAGCCGCTACCTCGCCTATCACGGCACCTCGATGGGTGCCCTGTCGATCACCGGTCTGCCCGGCATCAAGAGTGACTTCGAGCCTTTGGTGCCCGGCGGGATCAAGGTGCCGAACACCAATTTCTACCGGGCCCCCGAGCACGGCGACTCGCCCGAGGCGTTCGGCCGCTGGGCCGCCGACGAGATCCGCCGGGCCATCGAGCGGGAGGGGCCGGACACGGTAGCGGCGGTGTTCCTGGAGCCGGTGCAGAACTCCGGCGGCTGCTTCCCACCGCCGCCCGGCTACTTCCAACGGGTACGCGAGATCTGCGACGCGTACGACGTACTGCTCGTCTCCGACGAGGTGATCTGCTCCTGGGGCCGGCTCGGCGAGTACTTCGGCGCCGCCCGGTACGGCTACCAGCCCGACATCATCACCACCGCCAAGGGCATCACCTCCGGCTACGCCCCGCTCGGCGCGATGATCGCCAGCGACCGGCTGATGGAGCCGTTCCTCACCGAGACCGGCATGTTCGCCCACGGGGTGACCTTCGGCGGCCATCCGGTCTCCTGCGCGGTGGCCCTGGCCAACCTGGAGGTGTTCGCCCGGGAGGACCTGACCGGCCACGTCCGGGCCAACGAGGACGCCTTCCGGTCCACCCTGGAGAAGCTCACCGACCTGCCGATCGTCGGCGACGTCCGGGGCGACGGCTACTTCTACGGCATCGAGCTGGTCAAGGACAAGACGACCCGGGCGACCTTCGACGAGGCGGAGTCGGAGCGGCTGCTGCGTGGCTTCCTGTCGTCGGCGCTGTTCGCCGCCGGGCTCTACTGCCGGGCCGACGACCGGGGCGACCCGGTGGTCCAGCTCGCCCCGCCGCTGATCGCCGGGCAGGAGCAGTTCGACGAGATGGAGCAGATCCTGCGCGCCGTACTCACCGAGGCGTGGTCCCGCCTGTAG
- a CDS encoding NAD(P)/FAD-dependent oxidoreductase gives MRYQELSHWLSTMDEPLTPGPSLPGDTDADVVIVGAGYTGLWTAYYLAVADPTLRIVVLEAEIAGYGASGRNGGWCSALLPTSLPALARRHGRPQALAMQQAMHDTVAEVGRVATVERIDCDWRHGGTVLLARTDVQLGRARAAVAEAREHGLDPDDLVLLDAAGAAARCAAEGVRGGTYTPHCAAVHPAKLVRGLARAVQRHGVRLYERSPVTAIRPGAAVTPHGTVRAAVVVRATEAYTPVLPGHRRTLVPVYSLMVVTEPLPEPTWARIGLAGRETFADYRHLIVYGQRTADGRLAFGGRGAPYHFGSRISPGYDREPRVFAALRRTLGELFPVLGPHVPVAHAWGGPLGVARDWSASVGLDRSSGLGWAGGYVGDGVGTSNLAGRTLADLIRGVESELTALPWVGHRSPRWEPEPLRWLAINAGLRVMSSADGAETRTGRPARRATTFTHLLGH, from the coding sequence ATGCGCTACCAGGAGTTGTCGCACTGGCTGTCCACGATGGACGAACCGTTGACGCCCGGCCCCTCGCTGCCCGGTGACACCGACGCGGACGTGGTGATCGTCGGTGCCGGCTACACCGGGCTGTGGACGGCGTACTACCTCGCGGTGGCCGATCCGACGTTGCGGATCGTGGTGCTGGAGGCGGAGATCGCCGGGTACGGCGCGTCCGGGCGCAACGGCGGCTGGTGCTCGGCTCTGTTGCCCACCTCGCTGCCGGCGCTGGCCCGTCGGCACGGCCGGCCGCAGGCGCTGGCGATGCAGCAGGCCATGCACGACACGGTCGCCGAGGTGGGCCGGGTGGCCACAGTGGAGAGAATCGACTGCGACTGGCGGCACGGCGGGACGGTGCTGCTGGCCCGTACCGACGTCCAGCTCGGACGGGCCCGCGCCGCCGTCGCCGAGGCCCGCGAGCACGGGCTCGACCCCGACGACCTGGTCCTGCTCGACGCCGCCGGGGCCGCCGCCCGGTGCGCCGCCGAGGGGGTACGCGGTGGCACGTACACCCCGCACTGCGCCGCCGTGCACCCGGCGAAGCTGGTCCGTGGCCTGGCCCGCGCGGTGCAACGGCACGGGGTGCGGCTGTACGAGCGTTCTCCGGTCACCGCGATCCGGCCCGGCGCGGCGGTCACCCCGCACGGGACGGTACGGGCGGCGGTGGTGGTCCGGGCCACCGAGGCGTACACGCCGGTGCTGCCCGGCCACCGCCGGACTCTCGTCCCGGTCTACTCGCTGATGGTGGTCACCGAGCCGCTGCCCGAGCCGACCTGGGCGCGGATCGGGCTCGCCGGTCGGGAGACCTTCGCCGACTACCGGCACCTCATCGTGTACGGCCAGCGCACCGCCGACGGACGGCTGGCCTTCGGCGGGCGCGGTGCGCCGTACCACTTCGGGTCCCGGATCTCCCCCGGGTACGACCGGGAGCCACGGGTCTTCGCCGCGCTGCGTCGGACGCTTGGCGAACTCTTCCCGGTGCTCGGGCCGCACGTGCCGGTCGCCCACGCGTGGGGCGGCCCGCTGGGGGTGGCCCGGGACTGGTCCGCCTCGGTCGGGCTGGACCGGTCGTCCGGGCTGGGCTGGGCCGGCGGCTACGTCGGTGACGGGGTGGGGACGAGCAACCTCGCCGGCCGTACCCTGGCTGACCTGATCCGGGGCGTGGAGTCGGAGCTGACCGCCCTCCCCTGGGTCGGCCACCGCTCCCCCCGCTGGGAGCCGGAACCACTGCGCTGGCTGGCGATCAACGCCGGCCTCCGGGTGATGTCCTCCGCAGACGGTGCCGAAACCCGCACCGGCCGCCCCGCCCGCCGCGCCACCACCTTCACCCACCTCCTAGGCCACTGA
- a CDS encoding DUF3499 domain-containing protein — MRSPRRCSRNACPRQAVATLTYVYNESTAVVGPLAAFAEPHTYDLCEQHARSLTAPRGWDVVRHEGEFEPPPPTTDDLVALAEAVREAARPVAPRPPQDDPHPPTHHPQNPPTGRRGHLRVIPPNH; from the coding sequence GTGAGGTCACCACGGCGCTGCTCCCGTAACGCCTGCCCCCGGCAAGCGGTTGCCACATTGACCTATGTCTACAACGAGTCGACCGCCGTCGTGGGCCCGTTGGCGGCCTTCGCCGAGCCGCACACCTACGACCTGTGTGAGCAGCACGCGCGAAGCCTGACCGCCCCCCGGGGCTGGGACGTCGTGCGGCACGAGGGCGAGTTCGAGCCCCCGCCGCCCACCACGGACGACCTGGTCGCCCTGGCCGAGGCCGTCCGCGAGGCAGCCCGCCCGGTCGCCCCCCGCCCACCCCAGGACGACCCCCACCCCCCAACCCACCACCCCCAGAACCCCCCCACCGGCCGCCGAGGCCACCTCCGCGTAATCCCCCCCAACCACTAA
- a CDS encoding metallopeptidase family protein, with translation MTSPEHRRPGSGRRNHRDRHGRGLRGRLVPATVPLARTKAEIFDDLVLDTVETLERRFAKELAGVEFAVEDVPPDLNVYDSDVLEDGEVPLARLLPGRPGQRQEVPPRIVLYRRPLEFRAMDREDLADLVHDVIIEQVANLLGVDPDELA, from the coding sequence ATGACGAGCCCGGAACACCGCCGCCCCGGCTCCGGCCGGCGCAACCACCGCGACCGCCACGGACGTGGCCTGCGCGGGCGGCTGGTGCCGGCGACAGTGCCACTGGCCCGGACCAAGGCCGAGATCTTCGACGACCTGGTACTAGACACCGTGGAAACCCTGGAGCGCCGGTTCGCCAAGGAACTGGCCGGGGTCGAGTTCGCCGTCGAGGACGTCCCACCCGACCTGAACGTCTACGACTCCGACGTCCTGGAGGACGGCGAGGTGCCGCTGGCCCGGCTGCTGCCCGGCCGGCCGGGGCAGCGGCAGGAGGTGCCGCCCCGGATCGTGCTCTACCGCCGGCCGTTGGAGTTCCGCGCGATGGACCGCGAGGACCTGGCCGACCTCGTTCATGACGTGATCATCGAACAGGTGGCGAACCTGCTCGGGGTCGACCCGGACGAGCTGGCCTGA
- a CDS encoding WhiB family transcriptional regulator — MDGQLEVADLLGNAPEWQERALCSQTDPEAFFPEKGGSTREAKRICSRCEVKTECLEYALGHDERFGIWGGLSERERRKLKRRAA; from the coding sequence ATGGACGGCCAGCTTGAGGTGGCCGACCTGCTCGGAAACGCGCCGGAGTGGCAGGAGCGGGCGCTGTGCTCGCAGACCGACCCGGAAGCGTTCTTTCCCGAGAAGGGCGGCTCGACCCGCGAGGCGAAACGGATCTGCTCGCGGTGCGAGGTCAAGACGGAGTGCCTCGAATACGCTCTCGGGCACGACGAGCGGTTCGGGATCTGGGGCGGGCTCTCCGAACGGGAGCGGCGCAAGCTCAAGCGGCGGGCCGCCTGA
- a CDS encoding phospholipase — protein MLDVGGETGALIIYTGRDLHGREIEISRVDQDGAVRTHSAVRERIVRDGVFHSAVYPDLTAGLYTVWWDEETPAGAISVDGGAIAEFVWPSSPPRSV, from the coding sequence ATGCTCGACGTCGGGGGCGAGACCGGTGCTCTGATCATCTACACCGGACGTGACCTGCACGGTCGGGAGATCGAGATCAGCCGGGTCGACCAGGACGGCGCGGTACGCACGCACTCGGCCGTGCGAGAGCGGATCGTCCGGGACGGGGTGTTCCACAGTGCGGTCTACCCGGACCTGACGGCGGGCCTGTATACCGTCTGGTGGGACGAGGAGACGCCCGCAGGGGCCATCTCCGTCGACGGTGGGGCGATCGCCGAATTCGTCTGGCCGAGCAGCCCACCACGGTCGGTCTGA